From a single Salvelinus sp. IW2-2015 unplaced genomic scaffold, ASM291031v2 Un_scaffold4147, whole genome shotgun sequence genomic region:
- the LOC112076936 gene encoding NACHT, LRR and PYD domains-containing protein 3-like, giving the protein MASSVKERLLAVLDDLGSEELKRFKWYLTTENKLDGFLHIPKGQLETSNRLDIVDQMVQKYRGNAAVKITLDILKKISRNDLAEKLNRDCPIGPSDEDGEKFQHEYKQEVKKKFQHVFNGVPKQGHKQLLNEIYTELYVTEGGSGEVNNEHEVRQIEITSKNPARPEAKILCNDIFKQLSGQDKPIRTVLTKGVAGIGKTVSVQKFILDWAEGKANQDIQFIISVPFRELNLVRGEKYSFVELLHKCVLETRVIERDFLNNILTKLQKPGNHNESKYKVLFVLDGLDECRLTLDYENCKSWCDVTEPTSVDVLLTNLIKGNLLPPALLWITSRPAATNHIPPDCVDQVTEVRGFNDPQKEEYFRKIFSDEDLANRIISHXKTSRSLHIMCHIPVFCWILATVLEXVLSTDKNEEXPKTLTQLFIGLLXFQTKXMNDKYHKKGERDPHRDKESFMALGKLAFNQLXNGNLIFYEADLKKYGIDVTEASVNSGVCTQIFRQDYGPFQDKVYCFVHLSVQEFLAALYVFLSFNNSNVNPMTEDQSFIRKXLMKWNPAITFHTIAVDKALQSENGHLDLFLRFLLGLSLDSNQTHLHGLLTQTRSTRSSSXGHEETVKYIKKKIRNTPSSERCINLFHCLNELNDHSLVEEIQRYLHSGNLSKTKLSPAQWSALVFVLLTSEEELDVFDLKKYSRSEEGLLRLLPVVKASRTALLNGCNLTEKCCEALASAFNSTSSNLRELDLSDNNLQDSGVKLLSAGLENPHCKLETLRLSRCLITKKGCASLASALRSNPSYLRELDLSYNIPGDSGVKLLSAGLEDPHWRLEKLNVYHCGEYWLLKKYACDVTLDPNTAHRHLSLSERNRKVTWGKEKRLYPDHPERFEDWPQVLCREGLTGRCYWEAEMSGGGDDIGMTYRGIGRTGNTDDNKLGCNDTSWSLSCSDYGYTARHNKERTDLPASSSSNRVGVYLDWPAGTLSFYTLSSSDTLTHLHTFRSTFTEPLYPGFWVEINSSLSLCEVKTFS; this is encoded by the exons ATGGCCTCATCTGTGAAAGARCGTCTCCTGGCCGTCCTGGATGATCTCGGCTCTGAGGAGCTGAAGAGATTTAAGTGGTATCTAACTACAGAAAACAAGCTGGATGGCTTCCTTCACATTCCAAAGGGCCAGCTGGAGACATCTAACAGACTGGACATAGTGGATCAGATGGTGCAGAAATACAGGGGAAATGCGGCTGTGAAGATCACACTGGACATCCTGAAGAAGATTAGCCGTAACGATCTCGCTGAGAAGCTAAACAGAGACTGTCCAATAG GTCCTTCAGATGAAGATGGTGAGAAGTTCCAACATGAATATAAACAGGAAGTAAAGAAGAAGTTTCAGCATGTATTCAACGGGGTACCGAAGCAGGGCCACAAGCAACTTCTCAATgagatctacacagagctctacgTCACAGAGGGTGGAAGTGGAGaggtcaataatgaacatgaggTGAGACAGATCGAGATCACGTCCAAGAATCCAGCAAGACCAGAGGCTAAAATCCTCTGCAATGACATCTTCAAACAATTATCTGGACAAGACAAACCTATCAGAACTGTGCTAACAAAAGGAgtcgctggcattggaaaaacagtTTCTGTGCAGAAGTTCATTCTGGATTGGGCTGAAGGGAAAGCCAATCAGGATATCCAATTCATAATTTCAGTCCCTTTTCGGGAGCTGAATTTGGTGAGGGGGGAAAAGTACAGTTTTGTAGAACTTCTGCATAAATGTGTCTTAGAGACTAGAGTGATTGAGAGGGACTTTTTGAATAACATTTTAACAAAATTGCAAAAACCAGGAAACCACAATGAGAGCAAGTACAAAGTTTTATTTGTCCttgatggtctggatgagtgcCGACTGACCCTCGACTACGAGAACTGTAAGAGCTGGTGTGATGTCACAGAGCCAACCTCAGTGGACGTGCTGCTGACAAACCTCATCAAGGGRAATCTGCTTCCACctgctctcctctggataacCTCCAGACCTGCAGCAACCAATCACATCCCTCCTGATTGTGTTgaccaggtgacagaggtacgagggttcaatgacccacagaaggaggagtacttcaggaagaTATTCAGCGATGAGGACCTGGCCAACAGAATCATCTCACACRtaaagacatcaaggagcctccacatcatgtgTCACATTCCAGTSTTCTGTTGGATCTTAGCTACAGTTCTGGAGMAYGTGTTGAGTACAGATAAGAATGAAGAGATSCCCAAGACTCTGACTCAATTATTTATTGGGTTACTGRTRTTTCAGACCAAACRGATGAATGATAAATATCACAAGAAAGGTGAGCGAGATCCACACAGGGATAAAGAGAGCTTCATGGCAYTGGGGAAACTTGCTTTTAACCAGCTGRAAAATGGCAACCTCATTTTCTATGAGGCAGACCTGAAAAAGTATGGCATTGATGTCACTGAAGCCTCAGTGAACTCAGGAGTGTGTACACAGATCTTTAGACAGGACTATGGGCCGTTCCAGGACAAGGTGTACTGCTTTGTGCATCTGAGCGttcaggagtttctggctgcGTTATAYGTTTTCCTCTCCTTCAACAACAGCAATGTAAACCCAATGACCGAAGACCAATCCTTCATCAGAAAAAYTCTAATGAAGTGGAATCCTGCCATCACCTTCCACACGATTGCAGTGGATAAAGCCTTRCAGAGTGARAATGGACACCTGGACCTGTTCCTCCGTTTCCTTCTGGGCCTCTCACTAGAYTCCAATCAGACTCACTTACACGGCCTACTGACACAGACAAGAAGCACCAGAAGCAGCTCASTGGGCCATGAGGAAACAGTCAARTACATCAAGAAGAAGATCAGGAACACTCCATCTTCAGAGAGGtgcatcaatctgttccactgcctgaatgaactgaatgaccattctctagtggaggagatccaaagATACCTGCATTCAGGAAATCTGTCCAAAACCAAACTGTCacctgcacagtggtcagctctggtctttgtgttgctgacttcagaagaggagctggatgtgtttgacctgaaRaaatactccagatcagaggaaggtcttctgaggctgctgccagtggtcaaagcctccagGACAGCTCT GCTTAATGGGTGTAACCTCACTGAGAAATGCTGTGAAGCCTTGGCCTCAGCTTTCAACTCAACCTCCTCAAACCtcagagagctggacctgagtgaCAACAACCtgcaggattcaggagtgaagctgctctctgctggactggagaatccacactgtaaactggagacactGAG GTTGTCACGCTGTCTGATCACAAagaaaggctgtgcttctctggcctCAGCTCTGAGGTCCAACCCGTCctacctgagagagctggacctgagctacaatatcccaggagactcaggagtgaagctgctctctgctggactggaggatccacactggagactggagaaactcaa TGTTTACCACTGTGGAGAGTACTGGCTGCTGAAAAAAT ATgcctgtgatgtcacactggacccgaacacagcacacagacacctctctctgtcagagaGGAACAGGAAGGTGACGTGGGGGAAAGAGAAGCGGCTgtatcctgatcacccagagagatttgaggACTGGCcacaggtgctgtgtagagagggtctgactgggcgctgttactgggaggcAGAGATGAGTGGGGGAGGGGATGACATAGGAATGACGTACAGAGGAATCGGcaggacaggaaacactgatGACAATAAGCTTGGATGCAATGACACGTCCTGGAGTCTGAGCTGCTCTGATTACGGTTACACTGCCAGGCACAATAAGGAGAGAACTGACTTACCTGCCTCCTCCTCGTCCaacagagtaggagtgtatctggactggccgGCCGGCACGCTGTCCTTCTacactctgtcctcctctgacacactgacacacctgCACACATTCCGCTCAACATTCACTGAGCCTCTCTATCCAGGGTTTTGGGTTGAAATAAACTCCTCATTGTCCCTGTGTGAGGTAAAAACCTTCAGTTAG